In Strix aluco isolate bStrAlu1 chromosome 17, bStrAlu1.hap1, whole genome shotgun sequence, the genomic stretch CATAAATTTGCTGCCTCTACACAAAGCTCTTTCTGGAGTCCCCACCGCAGCCGTGAGCGAGAGTCTTTAAACAACGGGGGACGGGCTGTAAATCAAGCGTGGCGGTGGAGGGATGCTGCCGGTGCCACTGCTTCTCCCCAAGCCTCGGCTGGGTGGCTCTGGGTGGCTGGCAGGGCCTGGGCAGGGGCacggggcaggcagggctctgcgGGCGCTGCCAGTGGCTGCGTGCCGGGGCTCTCACTGTGCTGCCAGGGGGCAGCCGGGGCTCGGGACCCCTCTCTGCAGGCACGCACCTTGCTCTCCCGGCTCGGCGGAGCCGGTGCTGTGCggtgctgtgctggtgctgtgCCGGGCACAGGCTTTGGGGCGGTGCCACCaggctggctgcagagctgtgcccGCTCCTGCACATCTGCGCTTGCTGCGTGTGGGACTCGCCACACTTTTGTTGCAAGAGCCTTGCCAATGTAATTAAACTCGAGTGACTCCCCTGCCCCCGGGCACAGCCCCTCATTTCCCTTTGATTTATTATGTCGTCTTAATTTATTCAAATGAGTCTCGGTGTTTGCACAGGCTGGGAGGGTGCTGGCTGGAGCTCCAGTTGCTGGAgtgaagggaaggcaggaggggctcggtgggggctcagccccgggcgggGCAGCCACATggaccccccacacccccccaggcatggctggggctgcaggggtgtgcgctgtggggctggggggtgcggcCAGACCCCCATGAGCCCCAGGCACGGGAAGCACCTTCGGAGCAAAGCTCCCGTGGGCGCAGGGGCCGGTGTCCAGCTGGATCTCACCGTGGATCCTGGCCGTGTGGGACCCCGGGAGAGCTGTCGCCCCACTCCGAGGGGCCAGTCTGGGCTGGAGGCTGGAGGAGgttcctctcctctccacagAGCCTCCCGCTCCCTCCATCTgttcctcctgcctccctgcaggCCCCGCTCCTCTGGTTCCCAAAGGACTGCCGGGCTGAGTGGGCAGCGTGCCTCTGCCTGCCCCGTTCCTGCCTGCGCGGCCTCGTGCCCAGCTGGGCTCGGCGCTGCCGCCTTCCCATCCCCAGCCTGTGTTTGCACAGCTGATTGTTCCCAGCTCAGCGTACTGCCTTGCACTTGTCTCTCTTGAATTTCATCCTATTTTTTCCAGTCCATTTCTCCAATTTGTCAAGATCATTTTGAATTCTAATCCTGTCCTCCAAGATACTTGTAGTCCCTCCCAGCttcgtgtcatctgcaaatttaataaGTGCTTTCGCTATTCCATCATCCAGGTCCTTAATGAAAACATTGAGCAAACCAGAACCGGGGTGAGCCCTTGGCCATCCAAGCAGCCCAACGCTCACACGTTGCTCGCCGTGCTCGCTGCCCAAACGCGATGGGAGGTGGTGCCAGAGCTTTGCCATGTCGGCTGTGCCTCGCTGCATCCCCCGGCTCACGTGGGACCTCTCAGCTTTGCTGTCCCGGAGTGCTGCTGGGCCCACGGCATGCTGCCGGCTCTGCGGTCCctggtccctgccagcctgcagGTCTGCAGGACGCCCCGTGTCGTGGGGAGCCCAGTGCGGCCTCACCCCCCGGCTGTGCAGGAACGCCACGGGGCCGTGCCCCGCAAACCCCAGCTGCGGGCAATGCCGGCAGCGTGCGGAGCAGCGGTGAGACGCGGCTGGTGCCTCTGGGGCTGGGGCGTGCGGCAGTGACCGCGGCCACAAGCAGGGTGCAGAGGGGAGCGGGCGTCCAGCCCCTCAGCCGGGTATTCAGTGCAGGCGTAGATCAGAGCAGCCGCTGACGGGGCTGTCCTCCCCTCGCAGCCCACGTCCTTCTCCGCCGGGTGCAGGGTCCCCCCAGCTCCGTGCTCTCCCCGTGCCAAGGCTGCTCCTGTGGGCTGCGCCGCAGGGACCTGGAGCCAGCCCAGCAAGGACCCACCCCCTGTGCCCACCCCCGGCCACCAGCCACCTCTTTTCTTTAATTGATTGTAGAAAGCAATTTACAAATACAAACTGCTGCCTATGCCAAGCTCTGCGTGTCCAGGCACAGCTTAATTTCACAGTAAAATTTCAAATGCGATGAATGGCTTTTCCCAGCACCAGTCCATGTCCAAGCCAAGAGCTTTGCAAGCTGCATGGGCTGTGCCGAGCAGCCCAGAAATGGCTCTTGCAGTGCCCTGCAGAGCACGCGGCTCCCTGGGCCGGCTGTCACGATGGCGCGGCCGCGCTGCCAGCGCTCAGGGGCTGATACTGCCCGGGTTGGCCCAGCTGTGCGGGACCCACCACGGCTGCAGCCCCGTCTGCGGGGAGCCGCAGGCCCCGACTCTCcgtgcagggagctgggggggtcccggcaGCACTGGCCAGCGCAGCGGTGGCGGGGGCTCAGCTGAGGGCTGGTCCTCCCCCCAGCTCCTCTCGTGTCAGAGCTGTCATGTCACCGTCAGGGTCTAGGAGGGTTGTACACACAGATGCATTAATTCTGCATTTAGTGATACTTGAATAATTGGTGTCACATCAATTAGATCGGTTCTCGGATACTGCGGTGATAAGTGCTGTGAAAAGCCTCTGGGCTGCAGGATATGAGAAATCCCAACGGCGAgctgggctggtggggctggcGGCAGTGGACAGAGCGGGGCTGGTGGGAATGCTGAGGGGAAGGCGGGGGTGCGTGGGGCACTTGTCCTTTGGGGAGAGCTGAGCCCTGGGACTCTCGGGGCGGTTGGTGCCTGGGGCTGCTGTGCCGAGGGGACGCTCTGCGCCCAGGGTGGGTTTGCTGGTGCAGCGCTGCCTACCTGCCCGCTAACGGGGGGAGGCTCAGGTGGGGCCGGGGCAGCAGGGAGAACCCCCGGCTCACGTGCCTGCAATACAGATCAGCACTGTCAGTCCCGTCCGTGCTGCGGATCGTAGGCAGAGGTAATTTGCAGATGACAAATATCCCCAATAGTAAATATTTTTCCCACCCTCATCTTTCTATGAGCAGATAAGGTGGCAGCATGGTGGCAATATGGTTGCTGGAGGGAGACAAACTCTTTGGCAGTCTTAAAAGTCTGTTGCGTCCCTGCAATTATTTATAGATAAACAGAAGAAAGCCAATAAGTGAGAATGGAGTTGCACAGCTGCATTtgttatgatgatgatgatgttatCTCTCCCCCCCACCCACACGCGCACATCTCCAGTGCGTGGAAACTCGCTGCTGGCAATAATCAAATCCCACCCTGGTACGGGGCAGGACAGGCTGGAGGTTCTGCCCCCTCCTCGCTGCCAGTCCATTCTCCCCAGCCATGAAACTCCTCCAGCGGCTTCTCACCCCCCAGCTGAGccggggggctgcagcacctgcagGGTCCCGGGTGCCCGCGCAGCAGCGCAGTCCCTCCTTGGGGCACCCTGGGGTTCCTGGCTGCAGCAGGACGTGGAGGCCGGGTGGTCTTTGTCCCAGTAACCGcccccagggtgctgggtgccTCATGCTGAGGAGGGTCCCGGCGCTGCCGGCGGGGAGCGTGGGACTGGGTGGGCCCTCACCAGCTCGCGCAGGGTGCGGGTGCTGCCCGCCGCGGGAAGGCTGCTGTCCCGGCTCCCTTCCCACCCCGCATCACTGCCGAGGACAGAAATGGGTGTGTTTGGAGGAAGCCAGGCGAGAGATTTGGGATTAAACGCTGTGTCAGGGAGGAGCGATGGAGATCGCTGCTGATGAGCGCGTTTCTCCAGCCTGTGGCATGAGAAACACTGACTCTGGCGTGGGAAGGGGCCTGGAAGCGCCGAGGGgccgggggctggcagggctggaccCGCCAAAGGAAGGGgagtgcagggcagggcagccgcAGGCAGAAGTCTCCAGGCAGCCCCGGTGAGCTGTCGCTCCTGCAGCTGCCCGGGGCCGGGGTGTGGGAGCTCTGTGGGTCTCTGCCAAGCGCTCAGCCGCGTCTCTGTAGGACCCCCGGCCCGGGACGAgctctccagctgcagccagcagccgaggcagcagccaggagcctttAACTGGACTGGAGAGTGGGATGATTTTTCACTGCTTCCTCATAATAAGAGGACAGGAGTAAGTGACTAGTACAGTTCGTTCACTTGGTGAAGATTTATACAATCACTTCATCCGGTAATTGGTATTCTGGGGAGAGAGGGAGCTGCAGCTCCAGCATCCGCCtctatttgttttctctctgtctttttctttctctccccttttcagAATGAGTAATTCTGTCCCTCACGATCACATTTAAACAGAGCATTTGCGGAGTGAATAATTAGTTACATTCAATTAGGTCTCACGCACTCTCCCTTCTCACTTTGGGGGACAGACGCACTAATGAGATGGCACATGTCTGACACGCGGGAGCCGTCATTAAACGCGCTGCGTGCTGGCAGGGAGGGGTCGGCTCGGGGCAGGTGGGGAGCCAGAGGGACCAGCCtgctgctgtggggcagctgTGGGGACACAGTCCTTTGGGGGCTGTCTGGGGCCAAAAGCTTCATATTTGGGGCCAAAGGCTCCGTGTCTGCGGCTTACGGGATGCCAGCCCTCTCTGCCGGCGGGActggcagggacagcaggaaCGGGGGTCACGTCTGTCCCCAGGGCAGGGTGTTCACTGGGCCGGTGCCAAGGGGACGCTGCCCAGCCCCGCGACCATCCCCGCGGCCCTGCCAGCAGCGCCGAGCCCTAAGCGGGAGAGCTGCTGACATGCTTTTATCTCCCTTATTAAACCTAACATTAGGTTTTAAGAGGAGCCCTAAATAACGTGCCACTGCCTTTACAGTAAAACTTGCTCCATGTTCCAGCTGCTCCCGGCTCTGGGATTTACGGCCTTCCTTAGGCCGCACTGCGTGCGCTCGGGTGGTGCCAggccaggggctgcagctgccgCCGGGACCCGGGGCctgcgctgggctggggggggctgctgcGGTCCAGCCCCCCGCCAGTGAGTCAGGGCCGGCGGCAGCTCCACTGcggccccccagcaccccgcagCGAGACGGGCCCTGCACAGTGATGGGGCGATGGGCTGGCGAGAGTCTGCCTGctgcgggcagccctgcctgcaccagcgCCCTGGGCAGGGTTAGGTCAGCACacgggcaggggctggggtgcTCCACCCGCGGGCAGGGTCGGCGGTGGGCGCTGCCCGGCAGCCTCGGGGGCCGCTGGctgccggtgccggggcgggaggggggacgGGCCCGGCTCGGGGAGGGCGGGGGcagcggagcggggctggggtcgagcagagcagagggaggggCAGCCCCTCCCTTCCCTGCCGGGAGCCGCCCGCGGAGCGTCGATGGCCGCAGCGCCCATCCCCGGAGCGCCGGCCCCCGGGGCGCGGGTGGGCCCCGGTGCGGGGGGCCCCGGGGAGGGGCTGCCGGCCGCGCTGCTCCCGCACACTCGGAGAATTTATTAATAAAGTTTTAATTACGGTGTTTTGCCCGCGGCGCGGTGGAGAATAACGGACCGAGGCCGCTCCCCCCCCCGCAGCGCCGGTGGCCGGGGCGGCagctccacccccccccccccactctccGCGGGgtgcccccaaatcccccccaaaatcccccccaaatccccccaagcCCCGGGCCGGCCGGCGGAGGGCGGGTGCCCGAGGACATCCCGCCCCCAGGGCCGGGCCTCGCTCCCCCGCCACGCGCCGGTCCCGCAGCGTCACCTACCGGCCGCGGGTGCCCGGGCTccggccgcgccccccccccccccccccgccggggagCGGCAcacccggccccgcccgccctcACCGGCCCCGCGGGGGCTGGGCCCGGCTCCAGCGCTGGGggctcccgcagcccccgggccggGGCCAGACCGTGCCCCGCCGGGGGGGTCCCGCCCCGCACGCCCCGGCCACGCTCGGCCCCGGGTCCCCCCGCCAGCACCACGCtgggccccgccgcagcccccggggggCGCCGGGCCCGGGCTCTGCTCCGCAGCCCCGTGATGAGCTTCGCtccgccgcggcggccccgggcgcaGCTGGGGTGTCCCCGGGgtgtccccggggggggggccgTGTCCTGGCCCACGGCAGCGTCAGGTCACCCGCAGGCAGGCGCGACGCTGGAGGTGCCCCCGGCTGGAGAGGGGCAGAGGGGCCggtgccccagcccctgcgcccTCACAGCCGCTCCTGCTCCGAGATTCGGCTCTCCTTGCCGTCCTCCTGGGCCACGGGCTGGCCCCCGAGCAGGGTCTCCTGCACAGGGAAGACTCCATCCTCTGTCTCCGTGGGCTGACGGGCCCCTGGGAGCTCCTGAGGCTCCCCGGCCTCCACCTGCGTGGGGGCAGGCGTCAGGGGCAGGCAGCTGCGTCCCCCACCCCTGCAGCCGCGTCTTTTCCCAGGCTCCTGCAATGCTCCGGTGCCCCCTTCACCCTCTGCGGGTCCCTCCTGTCTCAGCGTTTGCCAGCAGCGTCCCAGCGTTGCCCCTGTCccagcctcctgctccctgcagagCCACATCCCCGGCTGCGCCCGGGAGGGACCCCAACCCACTGCTGGAGGGGGGCTCTGGGCAGACTCACCTGCTTCTTCACCCGCCGCCTGGGATCTGGAGGGAAAGATGGACAGAGGGCCGCGGTCGGTGGGGGGAGCGCTGCTGCCCCGCCCTGCCTGGagctctcagggctcagagcccCGGCTGCTGCCCTGACAGGCCGGGGGCCACGGCCGGGAGCCGGGCAGGACCCACAGGGCACCAGCGCTTTCCTCCAGGAGCTGGCCCAGCTTGGGCTGCAGCCGTGCGAACATGCCCCCGCTGCTGAGGACAGAGCCCACCGACCCGGCACGGCAACAGGCTCGGGGACACACGTCCCGGCAGCCACCCCAGCGGGGCTGCCCCGCTCTCGGCAGAGCTGCCGCCGTCctccccccgcggcccctccAGCCAAGGCGTCGCCTCCCGTGTCCCAGCCCCTCACCTGTGTGGACCAGGCAGTAAATGCAGATGCCCACAAGGCAAGTGACAACCACGGCTGTGATGGGGATCAGCACCGACAGCGAAGAGCGCCCGCCCGACTCTGCCAAGGGAGACGGGGTACGTGAGGCACCGTGTGAGACGGCGAGCACCCCGAGCTGCCTCTGCGCCAGGCCCAGTCCTGCCTGGGGACAGAGAGGAGCAGGACAGCACCCTCCTCTCCCAAAAACACCCACGGGCCAGGCCAGCTCCTCCGAGGGCTGCGGGAGCGGAGCACCAGGAGATCCCTGCTCCGCACCggcccagccccaggcacccgGCACTTACCGCAGATCACATCTGAGGTGTTCGTCCCTTCCACCTTCACCACCAGCCCCTTTTCCTTGCAGCTGCAGTGAAGAACGAGACCATATAACCacagcagcagcctgagcacACGGAAAGCCCCTGAGCAGGAATGGCCGGGGCTGGGCAGCCACCAGAGCTGCACAAGGAAGCATCCTGCGCCGAGCACACCGGGCTCTGGACGGCGAGTGGCCGGGGCCGTGGCCAACGTTGTGGCCTGTGTGGCGTGATGGGGACACCGGGGCCCCGCATCGCAGGGCCCCACCCTGGGGTCCTGCTCTGGAGTTGCTGAAACTCCTGAAGATGGGGACAAGTTTTGGGACAAGGCGCAGGAGGGAGCAGATATTTGAGATCTTCCCAGTCAGGGAGACCCTGGGGCTCAGGCACTGCAGCTATCGCAGAACAGCTCGGAGATGACTCGATGACAGGCTACAAGTGGCTCCGTGGGGAGGTAATTTCTGGGCACAGATAAAAGCAAAGTGAAATCCAATGTCTGGCAGCTGAAGCAAGACTAATTCAGCCTGGAAATAAGGCTCACGTTTCTACCAGGGAGTACAATTAACTCTCGAGCAGCTTTCTAAAGACAGGGATGACCTGCCAGCCCATGGCATCCTCAAAGCCAGACTCCCCGTGGACAGGGCTGGTGCCTCAGCTGATGGCTACAGCCAAGGAGTGTGCTGGGAGGGAGAGCCCAGACAGGGCATGGGGGGTCCCCGCAGCCCCTCAGCCCTTTCTTCCTGGTGCAGACGGCAGCATGGACGTCCCTGGAGGGGCCAGCGCTCTGCACACACGCTGAAGGACACTCACAAGCACCTGGAAGTCTGCCTCGAGCTCAGCCACACCGCCCCGAAGCTCAGTGCCCTCGcagctctgctcctctcactcctgccCTACACCAGCCTGATGCTGTCCCTCAGAGACCATCCCAGCCGGTCCCCAAGGTCCCCAAAGAGGCTGGCAGCAGAGGACACGCTGGGGATGGGTGAAGGATGTGGTCAGCACTCAGACAATACCTCGTCCAGGGATGGCACGGCTCGGTTTTAGAAGAGACATTGGAGAAGGTGCCTTCTGCACAGGGCTCGCAGGGGGATGACATCCGGGCCACAGCCttggctggagaggagcagagattGCAGGAAGGTCAGTACGGGCCACAGGaggcgaggggctgcgggggtCAGGCGAGCAGCACTCCCTGGGGCAGTGCTGCCAGGCGCAGCCCTCCCGAAGCCCTGCGAGGGGCACCCCGCAGGGggagccccccccggccctggAGGGCCCGAAGTCAGTGCTGCTGGGGCATCGGTCCGCTGAGAGGGAGGATCTGGCTGGACTCACCTGCCACAAAGCCAAAGCCGCGCTGGCAGGGCTGGTTCTCCACACAGGTCTGGCAGCTGGAGTCGGAGCAGTGCGTGCCGGCCTGGCACTGGCACGCCGTGTTGTGCGTCGCGTTTCCTTGTGTCTTCACGATGAGGCCGGCGTCTGGGCAAAGGGGGCGCGGGCAAGGTGAGACACCGGGGCGTGAGCCCAAGGGGAcaccagcccctgcagcccccctagGCTGGTGCTGGTGGGCACGGGGAGCACTCACTCTCTTCACAGATATCGTGGGGGGTGCAGTGCCTCTCCCTGGTCCAGCTCTGCTGGTAGTGTCCGCTCTCGCAGCGGGTGCAGACAGAGTTCTCTGTGCCATTGCATTCGGAGACCAGCTTTTCCCCTGCAACAGAGGCCGATGAGGAGGGAGCAAGGGGGCTCTCCCCTCTCccggcagcagctctgtgccagcactgGTGACTGTGGATGCCAGGGCCACTGCAGCCTGCTGCTCGGTAGCCTGATGCAGCTCTGGCGGCCAGGGCTGCGCACGCTGCGTGGGGCGAGGTGTGGGAGGGCTGccaggtgctggggcagggaaaCAGGGGCAGCCGCTCCCTCCCGCTCTCCAAGGACTGGGAAACGATCTGGCAGTGACAGCAGGAGCTGGCAAATACCATCACGATTTGGTAGTGCCAGCGGCAGCACTCTCCCCGCaagctgcctgtggctgcagagcaCTGACAGTCCCAAGAGAGCTGTGGCAGATTCGCTGAGGCCCAGGGCTCTCCCAGGGCACTCATGAGGTCCCCAGTTGCTCCTGCACTGAGGTGACGCAGGGAGGTGAACCTGTCAGCACCGCTGGCACGGGCTCGCTCACACCGAGCTGGGCTTGCTCCGCCCAGGCACAGCCAGGCCTGGGGGTCCCCAGGAAGGGGAAGGGGTCTCCGTACCTGGCTGACACCGGTTGCAGCACCCGCCCTTGTGTTCATACTGCTTCTCAGAGCATCTGGCAGCACCACTGGGCTCCCAGCACTGGAAGAAACAAGACCGGTGAACTCGTGCCGCTCCCCGGCGCTCCGGCACTGCCTCGGTTCTTCAGGCACGTGTGCGCTGACCTGTGCGCCAACCCACATCCCGAGGTGAGGGCTTCCTCGCCCCGCTCTTCCCATGCCTGTGCTAACCACAGACCGCAGCAGAGCCGCCTGCGCCGCCTGATGCCGCCGGTGCTCTCTTTGAAGTGGGGTGGCAGATTTCCTACCAGGCGGTGACCGCACGTTGCCCCATGCCTCTGCCCCTGACAACGGGGCTGCAGTGTTAACCGGGCCCCCCGTGCCCAGAGCAccgccagccccttccccaggtCGCTGCACCGGCCCTGAGGGGCGGGAAAGCCCTGGGCAAGCAGAGGCAGCCAGGGCCCTTGCTTGCCCTGCTAGCTGGGGCGGTGTGCGCGGGGAAGGGCGGAGAGGAGGCAGATCCCGGCCAGTCGGGGGGCAGGAGGGCACCCCCGGCACCGTTCCCTCGCACGGGGCAAGCCCCGTGCTGCCCATCCCCGGTAGCCCAGGGAGCGGGACGGGGGCTcgggcagagccctggggtgagGGAGGGCCCGGCACAACGGGTGTCTGTGGCCCAAACgaccccccccgggacccccgggcagccccggctcGACGGGGCACCGCGAGGTCTGACACGGGGATGCCCGAGCTGGCAGAAGGGAACCGGCCCCGCCGTCGGGGCACCGGCCCCGCTGTCACACGCCTGACGCGGAGCAGAAAGGGAAGTGAAAGGGGCGCCGGCAGCCCGTCCCTGCCCCCCCGCAGCCTCCCAGCACCCCGGGCTGCGGGGACCCCGGCCGTGCCCGGCGCTGCGGAGCCCCGAGGCTCGACGCTGCCGGCGGGGACCCGCGCCCCATCCTGGCGCAGGACCGGGCGGCAGAacccgccgggcccggggggaAAGCGAAAGCGAGCAGGGGCCGAGGGGCCCGCgagcagagccctgcctgccctgcctgcactgccctcccctccgccccgcgcccccggggGTCCCGTTGGGGGGGGTCGGACACGGCTGGCTCGGCCCGTGCGGGGCGGCAGCGCTACCGGAGCGTCCCCCGCAGCCGccccaggcccggcccggccatgAGCCTCCCGCGGGGGCGGGACGCGCCGAGGGGACGGGCCAGCGCGGCCGGACCGAGCCCTTTCCGGAAAGTCCGGGGCTGCGGGCCGGGGCAGAGCCCCGAGgaatggagagagggaggagggaggagggagcgccccagccccagccccactcacGCCCAGCAGCACCGCGCCGAGGAGCCCCAACACCCCGAGCCGCTTCATGTCGCcgcaccccgccgccgccgcccgccctatAACGCCCCGGCCCGTTCCCGCCCAGGAAGGGACGttgggccgcccgccgccgccccggggcttCCCCGCACCGCGCCgggccggggagccccgccggcacccggcgggggcgggggggggcagcgtcACGCCCGCCTCTCGGTCCTGCCGGGTCCTTCCCGGGGTGACGGAGGtgcgggcaggggcaggagccGGCGGCGAGCCGAGGCGAGGTGAGCGTCTGTTCTGGCCCCAACGGCTCGTTCCTGGGGCAGAAGTTGGGGGTTTCACTTCTTTTTCCCAACGGTAGCCCAGGGCTgcggccccggggagcccccgccgctgcccgcagGCCCCGGCCCCCTGCGCAGGGTCCGCACAGACACGTCAGCCCACAACGGGAAGGGGCAGAAGCACCAGAGGCCCGGCCGCCCGCCTGCCTCTGGCTCAGTTCCCTCGGAGGAGTCCCCGAGCGCTGCCCGGGGAAGTTCCAGGCTCCCCTGCGGACCCGGCAGACTTTCCCCGGACTCCCCGTCACAATGTGGGGCCGTGCAGGGAGTGGCGGCTGCTCCGCGCCCCTGGGTGCCGCAGTCACCCACCGCGCTGCcgccccgtccctgcgccgcagCGCCAGCGCCATGGCCACCGCCTCAGCCCCGGCTTGGAGGTGGCCGGGAACACGCTGCCCGTGGCCTTCGCCAGGTCACTCCTGCTCCTGTTCTCCAAAAAGCGGATTCGTGCCCGGCCTGCAATAACCCATCCGAACACGCTCAGG encodes the following:
- the CD40 gene encoding tumor necrosis factor receptor superfamily member 5 isoform X1, translating into MVFASSCCHCQIVSQSLESGRERLPLFPCPSTWQPSHTSPHAACAALAARAASGYRAAGCSGPGIHSHQCWHRAAAGRGESPLAPSSSASVAGEKLVSECNGTENSVCTRCESGHYQQSWTRERHCTPHDICEENAGLIVKTQGNATHNTACQCQAGTHCSDSSCQTCVENQPCQRGFGFVAAKAVARMSSPCEPCAEGTFSNVSSKTEPCHPWTSCKEKGLVVKVEGTNTSDVICESGGRSSLSVLIPITAVVVTCLVGICIYCLVHTDPRRRVKKQVEAGEPQELPGARQPTETEDGVFPVQETLLGGQPVAQEDGKESRISEQERL
- the CD40 gene encoding tumor necrosis factor receptor superfamily member 5 isoform X2 translates to MKRLGVLGLLGAVLLGCWEPSGAARCSEKQYEHKGGCCNRCQPGEKLVSECNGTENSVCTRCESGHYQQSWTRERHCTPHDICEENAGLIVKTQGNATHNTACQCQAGTHCSDSSCQTCVENQPCQRGFGFVAAKAVARMSSPCEPCAEGTFSNVSSKTEPCHPWTSCKEKGLVVKVEGTNTSDVICESGGRSSLSVLIPITAVVVTCLVGICIYCLVHTDPRRRVKKQVEAGEPQELPGARQPTETEDGVFPVQETLLGGQPVAQEDGKESRISEQERL